A window of the Linepithema humile isolate Giens D197 chromosome 4, Lhum_UNIL_v1.0, whole genome shotgun sequence genome harbors these coding sequences:
- the Rpe gene encoding ribulose-phosphate 3-epimerase, whose protein sequence is MAKNLSAKIGPSILNADLAQLHEESQKLLDNGADYLHLDVMDGHFVPNLTFGHPIVKCLRSKIKDAFFETHMMVSNPEQWIEPMADASVDQYTFHVEPVEDVPLVCRKIKEAGMKVGVALKPGTPVDVVSDYVDLADMILIMTVEPGFGGQKFMEPMLQKVAWLRENYPGLDIEVDGGVGPATIEACAKAGANMIVSGTAVINSTDQAKVITTLKDTVNCYLGRSCSK, encoded by the exons atggcaaagAATTTAAGTGCAAAAATTGGCCCGTCGATTTTAAATGCCGACTTGGCACAACTTCATGAAGAATCGCAAAAGTTGCTCGACAATGGTGCAGATTATTTGCATTTAGATGTGATGGATGGTCATTTTGTTCCGAATCTGACCTTCGGTCATCCAATCGTCAAATGTCTTCGTAGTAAAATAAAGGATGCTTTCTTTGAAACGCATATGATGGTGTCTAATCCAGAGCAG tggATTGAGCCTATGGCTGATGCTAGTGTAGATCAATATACATTCCATGTTGAGCCAGTAGAAGATGTTCCTCTGGtttgcagaaaaataaaagaagcagGGATGAAG gTTGGTGTGGCACTTAAACCAGGAACACCTGTGGATGTTGTATCAGATTATGTGGATCTGGCagatatgattttaataatgacaGTAGAACCTGGCTTTGGTGGCCAGAAATTTATGGAACCAATGTTACAGAAAGTAGCATGGTTAAGGGAGAATTATCCTGGACTAGATATTGAAGTAGATGGTGGAGTTGGACCAGCTACAATTGAAGCTTGTGCAaag GCTGGTGCTAATATGATTGTGTCTGGCACAGCAGTCATAAATTCTACTGATCAAGCTAAAGTGATTACAACTCTTAAAGACACAGTAAATTGTTACTTGGGACGCAGTTgttcaaaatag
- the Vps24 gene encoding charged multivesicular body protein 3, with protein MGLFGKSQEKNPKEMVQEWIHKLRKESCQLDRQLRAIHREEEKIKRSLKEAAKKGDKDVCKILAKEIIRARKACNKIYSSKAQLYSVSLQMKDQVAVLRVAGSLQKSTEVMQAMQSLIKVPEVAATMREMSKEMMKAGIIEEMLDETMDSIEDSEDMEDEADEEVDKILWEVTAGQLGTAPAVVTETPGSVVPSTSTEEEPEEDDKELEEMKNRLQSLRS; from the exons ATGGGTTTGTTTGGAAAATCGCAAGAAAAGAACCCAAAAGAAATG gttCAGGAATGGATTCACAAATTGAGGAAAGAAAGTTGCCAGCTTGACAGGCAACTTAGAG CAATTCACAGAgaagaggaaaaaataaaacgttctCTAAAAGAAGCAGCAAAGAAAGGAGATAAAGATGTATGCAAAATCCTTGCGAAGGAAATTATAAGAGCTCGTAAAGCCTGCAACAAGATTTATTCTTCCAAAGCACAGCTATATTCTGTGTCATTACAAATGAAAGATCAAGTAGCAGTACTCAGAGTTGCTGGTTCGCTTCAGAAATCTACGGAAGTAATGCAAGCAATGCAGTCTTTGATAAAAGTGCCAGAAGTGGCTGCAACTATGAGAGAAATGTCAAAAGAAATGATGAAGGCAGGAATTATCGAAGAGATGTTGGATGAAACAATGGATTCTATTGAAGATTCTGAGGATATGGAAGATGAAGCTGACGAAGAAGTTGATAAG ATTTTATGGGAAGTGACAGCTGGCCAACTAGGCACAGCTCCTGCAGTTGTCACAGAAACTCCTGGATCAGTTGTACCTTCTACCTCGACAGAAGAAGAACCAGAAGAGGATGACAAAGAACTCGAAGAGATGAAAAACAGATTGCAAAGTCTTCGCAGTTAG
- the LOC105672457 gene encoding putative methyltransferase C9orf114 homolog yields MSAAKPELENWREFNRKRKELRKQWKEKKLLKKVKTEFEAESKTEMKEHVEETTCERKNVCTVSIAVPGSILDNAQTLELRTYLAGQIARAACIYKVNEIIVFDDQGDITENEKKKIRKDDLLGESRASCLQLARILQYLECPQYLRKYFFPIHKDLQCCGLLNPLDIPHHPRRMDDSLYREGIVTSKPIKTGKGSQINVGLLNDVYVDKMLMAGLRVTVKIPPEQPNPKRLKGIIVSPNLPYAESGIYWGYTVKLARNLTEVLTKCRFKGGYDLTIGTSDKGTSIDEIEAKSLEYHHCLIVFGGLAGLEAAVDVDPNLDVDDPSLVFHKYVNTCPQQGTRTIRTEEAILLTLAELRTKLMPKETLS; encoded by the coding sequence ATGTCGGCTGCAAAACCTGAATTAGAAAATTGGCGAGAATTTAATCGCAAACGGAAGGAACTTCGAAAACAATGGAAGGAAAAGAAACTGTTAAAGAAGGTTAAGACGGAATTTGAGGCCGAATCGAAGACCGAGATGAAGGAGCACGTGGAGGAAACGACATGCGAGCGTAAGAATGTTTGTACTGTGAGCATTGCCGTACCCGGATCTATTCTCGACAATGCTCAGACTTTGGAGTTACGAACGTATTTGGCGGGACAAATTGCCCGTGCGGCATGCATCTACAAGGTCAATGAAATCATAGTGTTTGACGATCAGGGTGATATCACGGAgaacgagaagaaaaagatcagGAAGGATGATTTACTAGGCGAGAGCAGGGCATCCTGTCTACAACTGGCTAGGATACTGCAATACTTGGAGTGTCCTCAGTATCTGAGAAAGTACTTCTTCCCGATTCATAAAGATTTGCAGTGTTGTGGTCTATTGAATCCTTTGGACATTCCTCATCACCCGAGACGAATGGACGACTCTTTGTATCGTGAGGGGATTGTTACTAGTAAACCTATAAAGACTGGTAAAGGTTCTCAGATAAATGTGGGACTTCTGAATGATGTTTATGTGGATAAGATGCTAATGGCTGGATTAAGAGTGACTGTAAAAATACCACCGGAACAGCCAAACCCAAAAAGACTGAAGGGTATCATTGTATCCCCCAATCTACCATATGCTGAAAGTGGAATTTATTGGGGATATACTGTTAAATTAGCGAGAAATCTAACAGAAGTATTAACAAAGTGTCGGTTCAAAGGAGGATACGATTTGACGATTGGTACATCTGACAAGGGAACATCAATTGATGAAATAGAAGCCAAGAGTTTAGAATATCATCATTGTCTTATAGTATTTGGAGGTCTTGCCGGATTAGAAGCTGCAGTGGACGTGGATCCCAACTTGGATGTCGATGATCCATCCTTGGTATTTCACAAATATGTGAACACCTGTCCTCAGCAAGGAACAAGAACTATTAGAACAGAAGAAGCTATTCTTTTAACCCTAGCTGAATTGAGGACTAAATTAATGCCAAAAGAAActctttcataa